One Phaseolus vulgaris cultivar G19833 chromosome 11, P. vulgaris v2.0, whole genome shotgun sequence genomic window carries:
- the LOC137835488 gene encoding uncharacterized protein translates to MSLSSSSTTDEFSSAGGESTGRVVREEVPPESKSSSATPSCMNDSSGAPAVDIPQEFEFIVPQKNLRPGYQWVNPKVREYFSKYRSANELRSFLSRSQIYYSDIENDIISFRRVGDVDNLHPNGWAAWATMQAFSILCKLLSLSPSPSAFLYYYSSRPGKRPGWLSLISKSNVCFLKPFTSSYKDFKGSFFKILIEPIGREYFFNGNSPKFPLYWTKDPVKFNSISFHSMGVADRHVIEVFSRFSYQVPTRALLQLYTSSHPREDLTALMASTNPKARSYFSKLLNKVGDVTPRRENVVNPVVEVETVEPVANVDVVEPTSNVDVAGPSKKSKKRDRSSKRSHSSSRRHRHSENVSSEPLPETIFSATTKYAKFVQTSFSESSYNMLKNMDAASLADSVIELSSRNLLIGKMMKEKNGNCVSLSEFEKLKNDLAEYKERMNSLSLELEKMKKQKKEQEIENEGVGKEISDLKNENLKSSAKNAQLFKENQLLRMNPTRTPSNLWMRRLIS, encoded by the exons ATGTCTCTTTCAAGTTCTTCTACTACTGATGAATTTTCAAGCGCGGGTGGTGAATCAACTGGCCGAGTGGTTCGAGAAGAAGTTCCTCCTGAGTCGAAATCTTCATCTGCTACTCCATCTTGTATGAATGATTCAAGTGGAGCTCCTGCTGTTGATATTCCTCAAGAATTTGAATTTATCGTGCCCCAGAAAAACCTTCGTCCTGGTTATCAATGGGTTAATCCTAAAGTCCGAGAGTATTTCTCGAAGTATCGTTCTGCTAACGAACTTCGGAGTTTTCTTTCCCgttctcaaatttattattctgatattgaaaatgatatCATTTCATTTCGGCGTGTTGGAGATGTTGATAAT CTTCATCCTAATGGTTGGGCTGCTTGGGCTACGATGCAAGCATTCagtattttgtgtaaattattgTCACTTTCTCCTAGTCCCTCTGCGTTTCTATACTATTATAGTTCTCGGCCTGGTAAACGGCCGGGGTGGCTATCCCTTATTAGCAAATCCAACGTGTGTTTTCTTAAGCCTTTTACGTCGTCGTATAAGGATTTTAAGggaagttttttcaaaattctaatagAGCCAATAGGAAGAGAATACTTCTTTAATGGAAATTCTCCAAAATTTCCTCTATATTGGACGAAAGATCCTGTGAAGTTTAACTCAATATCCTTTCATTCGATGGGTGTGGCCGATCGTCATGTTATTGAAGTTTTTAGTCGTTTCTCGTACCAAGTTCCCACTCGTGCCTTGCTACAGTTGTATACTTCATCACATCCTCGAGAAGATCTTACTG ctCTGATGGCAAGCACTAATCCGAAAGCTCGATCTTACTTTTCGAAATTGCTGAACAAAGTGGGTGATGTAACTCCCCGACGTGAGAATGTGGTAAATCCTGTTGTGGAAGTAGAAACCGTGGAACCTGTTGCTAATGTTGACGTGGTGGAACCGACAAGTAATGTCGATGTTGCTGGTCCTtcgaagaaatcaaagaaacgaGATAGGAGTAGCAAGAGGTCACATTCGTCTTCTCGGCGCCATCGCCATAGTGAAAATGTTTCATCTGAACCTCTTCCTGAGACGATTTTTAGTGCTACGACTAAGTATGCAAAGTTTGTTCAAACATCTTTTAGTGAATCATCTTACAATATGCTGAAAAATATGGATGCTGCTTCATTAGCAGATTCTGTTATTGAATTGTCAAGTAGAAATCTTTTGATTGGAAAAATGATGAAAGAGAAGAATGGGAACTGCGTGTCGTTatctgaatttgaaaaattgaaGAATGATCTTGCTGAGTATAAGGAAAGGATGAACTCTTTATCTTTAGAGttagaaaagatgaaaaaacagaaaaaggaaCAAGAAATCGAGAATGAAGGTGTTGGAAAAGAAATTTCTGATTTGAAGAATGAAAATCTGAAATCTAGCGCAAAGAATGCTCAATTGTTCAAGGAGAATCAACTTCTGCGAATGAATCCGACAAGAACACCATCAAACTTATGGATGAGGAGATTAATCAGCTAA
- the LOC137835504 gene encoding uncharacterized protein, with translation MKGYITTKVPKPEEDGFESSGVCAGTSSRKHPFYDVIIDTPLPDNWKNLTIDKYDGSTDPDEHIAIYTTQISLYTWNDAVMCRVFPTTLKGAALSWFTRLPPLSIDCFDTLIEKFGAQFATSRPHHLTSIALVNIRQEKGESLRMFMERFGKVALGIRNLSPEVTMHHMITALKPRPFADSLCKKPEINLDELRQRASKFMQMEELREFRNQVRVDGGEKRVIEREHPPVARRAREEFRSRKFQQYTPLNTNRARILQEAMTAEIIPSPRKARTPERADRTKHCEYHKNLGHHTEECIGLKDKIEELIHAGQLKRFVQRGNARAWLSPERDVRGRELGERRVERFERRENKRVEKRDERRIGRPDERGDRIYQNTQSVRRSRERSLGRPVRGFINTISGGFSGKESSSARKQHWRNIRAVNHVFKRRTLPPMLFTDEDFQEIDPDHDDPMVITVEIAEYAVMKTLVDQGSSVDILFWDTFKRLHLREEDIVPFREQIIGFSGERVNTKGYVDLVTTFGRGSKIRKIKIRYLVVDASTSYNVLLGRSSLNKLGAIVSTPHLAMKFPIEKGEIATVYVNQRDARECYAAGLKMNLKMDRDAEKIVAMVDLDPR, from the coding sequence ATGAAAGGCTATATCACAACGAAAGTTCCCAAACCAGAAGAAGATGGCTTTGAAAGCTCTGGGGTTTGTGCAGGGACATCTTCTAGAAAACATCCATTTTATGATGTTATAATTGATACTCCGTTGCCTGACAATTGGAAGAACTTGACCATTGACAAATATGATGGGAGTACGGACCCTGATGAGCATATTGCAATATATACTACTCAAAtcagcttgtatacatggaATGATGCTGTTATGTGCAGAGTATTTCCTACAACTCTGAAAGGGGCAGCATTGAGCTGGTTTACACGCCTCCCACCTTTGAGTATAGATTGTTTTGATACGTTGATAGAAAAGTTCGGCGCTCAATTTGCAACTAGTCGTCCTCATCATTTAACGTCAATCGCCTTAGTGAACATAAGACAAGAGAAAGGAGAGtccttaagaatgttcatgGAACGTTTTGGAAAGGTTGCTTTGGGAATCCGAAATCTTAGCCCAGAGGTTACCATGCATCATATGATAACGGCATTAAAACCGAGACCATTTGCCGATAGTCTTTGCAAGAAACCTGAGATCAATTTGGATGAACTAAGGCAACGAGCatcaaaatttatgcaaatgGAAGAATTAAGGGAGTTTCGAAACCAAGTAAGGGTTGATGGAGGTGAGAAGAGGGTGATAGAAAGAGAACACCCACCTGTTGCAAGAAGAGCCAGAGAAGAGTTCAGAAGTCGAAAGTTCCAGCAATACACACCTCTAAATACAAACAGAGCAAGAATTTTACAGGAAGCCATGACAGCCGAAATAATACCATCACCAAGAAAAGCAAGAACACCAGAAAGGGCAGACCGCACCAAACATTGTGAATATCATAAAAATCTTGGTCATCATACAGAAGAATGTATTGGGTTGAAAGACAAAATAGAAGAGTTGATTCATGCCGGGCAGTTAAAACGTTTTGTTCAAAGGGGAAACGCAAGAGCATGGTTGAGTCCTGAGAGAGATGTGAGAGGGCGAGAGCTGGGTGAAAGAAGGGTTGAAAGGTTTGAAAGGAGAGAAAATAAACGAGTGGAAAAAAGAGATGAAAGAAGGATTGGAAGGCCAGACGAAAGAGGAGATAGAATCTATCAAAACACCCAGTCAGTAAGACGAAGCAGAGAGCGAAGTTTGGGAAGGCCGGTTAGGGGGTTTATAAATACGATCTCAGGAGGTTTTTCTGGGAAGGAATCCTCATCTGCACGAAAGCAACATTGGAGAAATATCAGGGCTGTTAATCATGTTTTTAAAAGAAGAACTTTACCACCAATGCTTTTCACAGACGAAGACTTTCAAGAAATCGATCCAGATCATGATGATCCTATGGTGATCACGGTTGAAATAGCCGAATATGCTGTCATGAAGACCCTGGTTGATCAAGGTAGTTCGGTTGATATCTTGTTCTGGGATACGTTTAAAAGGTTGCATTTGAGAGAAGAAGACATAGTGCCTTTCCGAGAGCAAATCATTGGCTTTTCAGGCGAAAGAGTTAACACAAAGGGATATGTTGATTTGGTAACAACATTTGGAAGAGGTagcaaaattagaaaaattaaaatccgATATCTGGTGGTGGATGCATCCACTTCATACAATGTGTTGCTAGGACGATCTTCCTTAAATAAGTTAGGAGCAATCGTGTCAACACCGCATTTGGCCATGAAATTCCCAATAGAAAAAGGAGAGATAGCGACAGTTTATGTCAATCAAAGAGATGCCCGGGAGTGTTATGCGGCAGGTCTAAAAATGAATTTGAAGATGGATAGAGATGCTGAAAAAATAGTAGCCATGGTGGACTTGGATCCCAGATAG